In Haloarchaeobius litoreus, the following are encoded in one genomic region:
- a CDS encoding tRNA sulfurtransferase: MHGADAVLVRHGDLNVKSTRVKRRMEHRLLDHAESLLAAAGVDAEVDRRWSRPIVRDVCGDAETAAETVARAFGVVSTSPAVTVPSERDAIEDALAAAGAAVYEGGAFAVSVNRADKSLPYTSEDLERSGGQAVWDAVEDEFEPEVDLDDPDIVFEVDLREDEAFVFHERYDGPGGLPYGTQKPLVALVSGGIDSPVAAFEAMRRGSPVVPVYADLGEYGGADHEARAVETVRTLAERVPDAEFELWRVPAGDVVNDLVETMGTGRMLAFRRFLLMVGEAVAEETGAVGVVTGEALGQKSSQTAQNMAVTSQAIDLPVHRPLFSRDKQDIVSQSRDIGTFVDSTVPAGCNRVVPDQPETHGSVETVRRMEPDDLRERAVAAVERAERLPF, encoded by the coding sequence ATGCATGGTGCGGACGCCGTCCTCGTACGCCACGGCGACCTGAACGTCAAGAGCACCCGGGTCAAGCGACGGATGGAACACCGGCTGCTGGACCACGCCGAGTCGCTGCTCGCGGCCGCGGGTGTCGACGCGGAGGTGGACCGCCGCTGGTCCCGCCCCATCGTCAGGGACGTCTGCGGCGATGCCGAGACCGCCGCCGAGACCGTCGCCCGCGCGTTCGGCGTCGTCTCGACGAGTCCGGCTGTGACGGTCCCGTCGGAGCGCGACGCAATCGAGGACGCGCTCGCCGCGGCGGGGGCCGCGGTGTACGAGGGCGGGGCATTCGCGGTCAGCGTCAACCGCGCCGACAAGTCGCTCCCGTACACCAGCGAGGACCTCGAACGCTCCGGCGGGCAGGCCGTCTGGGACGCCGTCGAGGACGAGTTCGAGCCGGAGGTCGATCTCGACGACCCGGACATCGTCTTCGAGGTCGACCTCAGGGAGGACGAGGCGTTCGTCTTCCACGAGCGCTACGACGGTCCCGGCGGGCTGCCGTACGGGACCCAGAAACCACTCGTCGCGCTCGTCAGCGGCGGTATCGACTCGCCCGTGGCGGCCTTCGAGGCGATGCGACGGGGGAGCCCCGTCGTCCCCGTCTACGCAGACCTCGGCGAGTACGGTGGGGCCGACCACGAAGCCCGGGCCGTCGAGACCGTCCGGACGCTCGCCGAGCGCGTGCCCGACGCCGAGTTCGAGCTCTGGCGGGTCCCCGCTGGCGACGTGGTGAACGACCTCGTCGAGACGATGGGGACCGGGCGGATGCTCGCCTTCCGTCGGTTCCTGCTCATGGTCGGCGAGGCCGTCGCCGAGGAGACGGGCGCGGTCGGCGTCGTCACGGGCGAGGCGCTGGGGCAGAAGTCGAGCCAGACAGCGCAGAACATGGCCGTCACCTCGCAGGCCATCGACCTGCCGGTCCACCGGCCGCTGTTCTCCCGGGACAAGCAGGACATCGTCTCGCAGTCACGCGACATCGGCACGTTCGTCGACTCGACCGTCCCGGCGGGCTGCAACCGGGTCGTCCCCGACCAGCCCGAGACGCACGGCTCCGTGGAGACGGTCCGCAGGATGGAGCCCGACGACCTGCGCGAGCGGGCCGTGGCGGCCGTCGAGCGGGCCGAGCGACTCCCGTTCTGA
- a CDS encoding methionine adenosyltransferase, protein MTERNIRVEPIDRFAVEDQEVEIVERKGLGHPDSICDGIAESVSQALAQTYLDRVGKVLHYNTDETQLVAGSAAPAFGGGEVIEPIYLLIVGRATKHYVDADGTEYHIPTDTVALRAARDYLAEYFPELEFGTDVVVDVKLGEGSGDLQEVFSEEGATVPMANDTSFGVGHAPLTETERIVLEAEKRLNGPYATDNPAVGQDIKIMGKREGDDIEITVAAAIVDSYVEGMEDYIDEVDGVREFVTDVATEITDRTVDVHVNTADDYDEGAIYLTTTGTSAEQGDDGSVGRGNRANGLITPNRSMSMEATSGKNPVNHIGKIYNLLSTEIAESVVSEVDGIRDLRIRLLSQIGRPIDEPHVADAHVVTADGIDVADIEDDVSAIVDRELADVTDITRRVIDGELTTF, encoded by the coding sequence ATGACAGAGCGCAATATTCGCGTAGAACCCATCGACCGGTTCGCGGTCGAGGACCAGGAGGTCGAGATCGTGGAGCGAAAGGGGCTCGGACACCCCGACTCCATCTGCGACGGCATCGCCGAGAGCGTCTCGCAGGCGCTCGCCCAGACCTACCTCGACCGCGTCGGCAAGGTCCTCCACTACAACACCGACGAGACCCAGCTGGTCGCCGGGTCTGCGGCTCCGGCCTTCGGCGGCGGTGAGGTCATCGAGCCGATCTATCTCCTCATCGTCGGGCGTGCCACGAAGCACTACGTCGACGCCGACGGGACCGAGTACCACATCCCGACTGACACCGTCGCGCTCCGTGCCGCCCGCGACTACCTCGCCGAGTACTTCCCCGAACTGGAGTTCGGCACCGACGTCGTCGTCGACGTGAAGCTCGGCGAGGGCTCGGGCGACCTGCAGGAGGTCTTCTCCGAGGAGGGGGCGACGGTCCCGATGGCCAACGACACGTCCTTCGGCGTCGGCCACGCGCCGCTGACCGAGACGGAGCGCATCGTCCTCGAGGCCGAGAAGCGCCTCAACGGCCCCTACGCCACCGACAACCCGGCCGTGGGACAGGACATCAAGATAATGGGCAAGCGGGAGGGCGACGACATCGAGATCACGGTCGCTGCCGCCATCGTCGACAGCTACGTCGAGGGGATGGAGGACTACATCGACGAGGTCGATGGCGTCCGCGAGTTCGTCACCGACGTCGCCACCGAGATCACGGACCGGACCGTGGACGTGCACGTCAACACGGCCGACGACTACGACGAGGGTGCGATCTACCTCACCACGACCGGCACCTCCGCCGAGCAGGGTGACGACGGCTCCGTCGGGCGTGGCAACCGCGCGAACGGGCTCATCACGCCGAACCGGTCGATGTCGATGGAGGCGACCTCCGGCAAGAACCCCGTCAACCACATCGGGAAGATATACAATCTCCTCTCGACGGAGATCGCCGAGTCCGTCGTGAGCGAGGTCGACGGCATCCGCGATCTCCGCATCCGCCTGCTCTCCCAGATCGGTCGGCCCATCGACGAGCCCCACGTCGCCGACGCACACGTCGTCACCGCCGACGGCATCGATGTCGCCGACATCGAGGACGACGTGTCCGCAATCGTCGACCGCGAGCTGGCCGACGTGACCGATATCACCCGTCGCGTCATCGACGGCGAACTGACGACTTTCTGA
- the cyaB gene encoding class IV adenylate cyclase, with protein sequence MYEVELKVRAEHAVVRRRLAELDAEPVGGVGQTDVYYDAPHRDFAETDEALRIRGEVSLDDTGAGTDAGFDWSTDDGTTKVTYKGPLVDDSSKTREEFETAVADRDAMEGILDGLGFEPAATVRKRRRRFALSGYTVTLDDVDGLGEFVEVETEAASGDIEAARDGAVEVLDALGLDPADGIRTSYLGLLLES encoded by the coding sequence ATGTACGAGGTCGAACTGAAGGTCCGCGCCGAACACGCCGTGGTCCGGCGACGGCTGGCCGAACTCGACGCCGAGCCGGTGGGCGGTGTCGGCCAGACAGACGTGTACTACGACGCACCGCACCGCGACTTCGCGGAGACGGACGAGGCGCTGCGCATCCGTGGGGAGGTCTCGCTGGACGATACGGGGGCCGGTACCGACGCTGGCTTCGACTGGTCCACCGACGACGGGACGACGAAGGTCACCTACAAAGGCCCCCTCGTCGACGACAGTTCGAAGACCCGCGAGGAGTTCGAGACGGCGGTCGCGGACCGCGACGCGATGGAGGGCATCCTCGACGGGCTGGGCTTCGAGCCCGCGGCGACGGTCCGCAAGCGCCGCCGCCGGTTCGCACTGTCAGGCTACACCGTCACGCTGGACGACGTCGACGGGCTCGGGGAGTTCGTCGAGGTCGAGACCGAGGCCGCCTCCGGCGACATCGAGGCCGCCCGCGACGGCGCGGTCGAGGTGCTCGACGCCCTCGGCCTCGACCCCGCCGACGGCATCCGGACGTCGTACCTGGGTCTCCTGCTCGAGTCGTAG
- a CDS encoding FKBP-type peptidyl-prolyl cis-trans isomerase, producing the protein MTDDQEAETADNEEETPDVEDEAAESEKEETEDEVTGLQDGDFVKLDYTARTVESERLVDTTDPEVAEEEGIEEEDREFEPRVIVLGEGHMFEQVEEELRGKEVGDSGTVVIPAADAFGEYDDEQVRTVSVEKLPEDSRRPGSQVQVDGEQGFVNAVIGGRARVDFNHPLAGDDIEYDYEIAGVVDDRVEKAQGLMEMMFDVDLDMWFETDEVEEEVQVESDDDDEDAEPEFETQTVEKETLYIESDPQLQMNQQWMFGKQQVAQQLMQHLDIDRVIVQETISGGMGGMMGGMGGMMGGMGGGADGADAADIEEALEEADIDADDIEADLEE; encoded by the coding sequence ATGACCGATGACCAAGAGGCCGAGACGGCCGACAACGAGGAAGAGACACCGGACGTCGAGGACGAGGCAGCCGAGTCCGAGAAGGAGGAGACCGAGGACGAAGTGACCGGACTGCAGGACGGCGACTTCGTCAAGCTCGACTACACCGCCCGAACCGTCGAGAGCGAGCGCCTCGTCGACACGACCGACCCCGAGGTCGCCGAGGAGGAGGGCATCGAGGAGGAGGACCGCGAGTTCGAACCGCGCGTCATCGTCCTCGGCGAGGGCCACATGTTCGAGCAGGTCGAGGAGGAGCTCCGCGGCAAGGAGGTCGGCGACTCCGGTACCGTCGTCATCCCCGCCGCCGACGCCTTCGGCGAGTACGACGACGAGCAGGTCCGCACCGTCAGCGTCGAGAAGCTCCCCGAGGACTCGCGCCGCCCCGGCTCGCAGGTCCAGGTCGACGGCGAACAGGGCTTCGTCAACGCCGTCATCGGCGGCCGCGCCCGCGTCGACTTCAACCACCCGCTCGCGGGTGACGACATCGAGTACGACTACGAGATCGCCGGCGTCGTCGACGACCGCGTCGAGAAGGCACAGGGCCTGATGGAGATGATGTTCGACGTCGACCTCGACATGTGGTTCGAGACGGACGAGGTCGAGGAGGAGGTCCAGGTCGAGTCCGACGACGACGACGAGGACGCCGAGCCCGAGTTCGAGACCCAGACCGTCGAGAAGGAGACGCTGTACATCGAGTCCGACCCGCAGCTGCAGATGAACCAGCAGTGGATGTTCGGCAAGCAGCAGGTCGCACAGCAGCTCATGCAGCACCTCGACATCGACCGCGTCATCGTCCAGGAGACCATCTCCGGCGGCATGGGCGGTATGATGGGTGGCATGGGTGGCATGATGGGCGGCATGGGTGGCGGCGCAGACGGCGCGGACGCGGCCGACATCGAGGAGGCCCTCGAGGAGGCCGACATCGACGCCGACGACATCGAAGCCGACCTCGAAGAGTAA
- a CDS encoding MazG nucleotide pyrophosphohydrolase domain-containing protein → MDEQRRVAEFVATHDMEAEPAYRLLDLQCELGELAKEVCESTDYGGRPADVTVSDDELGDALFALLALAGSLDIDAGAALETSLAKYEGRIEETGDAASGR, encoded by the coding sequence ATGGACGAACAGCGACGCGTCGCGGAGTTCGTCGCGACGCACGACATGGAGGCGGAGCCGGCGTATCGACTGCTCGACCTGCAATGCGAACTCGGCGAACTGGCGAAGGAGGTGTGCGAGTCGACGGACTACGGCGGCAGGCCGGCGGACGTGACCGTCTCGGACGACGAGCTCGGCGACGCGCTGTTCGCGCTGCTGGCGCTCGCCGGGTCGCTGGACATCGACGCGGGTGCGGCGCTCGAAACGTCGCTCGCGAAGTACGAGGGTAGAATCGAGGAGACGGGAGACGCGGCCTCCGGCCGGTAG
- a CDS encoding digeranylgeranylglycerophospholipid reductase: MTETYDAVIAGAGPAGGQAARDLAARGYDVVVLETEGEDEFPSRSNKSTAGTFPSTMSDFNIPDEVVMNFTDEVVLESPNHYYTRHQPGAVLEFADYKNWLVEDSREDGAEYIFDARVSKPIVEGGEPVGVRYNGDEEVYGDVIIDATGPSAPLAKALDVVNLKRERQAIGVEFEMEGVEVNAGGYADLTDAMMLRLDHDLAPGGYSWIFHTGDDTAKVGVCYIQNAAHQENAKEGFSIDDYLSYWEDKDPRLQNATRIEGEQHRGSAHIQLPGKMSTDSFMAIGDTVPTVDPLWGEGIDKCMRSGRAAAAVADRVLTHSERDTSASEMAIYDQLWHERVAPKVKTRLFMTELLYRASNERYDALMDDLSRMSADDLTEANQGNKLELAKMLRLGDAKLVFDTLKDWYRR, translated from the coding sequence ATGACTGAAACATACGACGCGGTCATCGCCGGTGCCGGGCCTGCTGGTGGGCAGGCCGCCCGGGACCTCGCCGCACGGGGGTACGACGTGGTCGTACTCGAGACGGAGGGCGAAGACGAGTTCCCGAGCCGGAGCAACAAGTCGACCGCGGGAACGTTCCCGTCGACGATGTCCGACTTCAACATCCCGGACGAGGTCGTGATGAACTTCACCGACGAGGTGGTGCTGGAGTCGCCGAACCACTACTACACGCGCCACCAGCCCGGTGCCGTCCTCGAGTTCGCCGACTACAAGAACTGGCTGGTCGAGGACTCCCGCGAGGACGGCGCGGAGTACATCTTCGACGCCCGTGTCTCGAAGCCCATCGTCGAGGGTGGCGAGCCGGTCGGCGTCCGCTACAACGGCGACGAGGAGGTGTACGGCGATGTCATCATCGACGCGACGGGACCGAGCGCGCCGCTCGCGAAGGCGCTCGACGTCGTGAACCTCAAGCGCGAACGGCAGGCCATCGGCGTCGAGTTCGAGATGGAGGGCGTCGAGGTGAACGCTGGCGGCTACGCCGACCTGACCGACGCGATGATGCTCCGCCTCGACCACGACCTCGCGCCCGGCGGCTACTCGTGGATCTTCCACACCGGCGACGACACCGCGAAGGTCGGCGTGTGCTACATCCAGAACGCCGCCCATCAGGAGAACGCGAAGGAGGGCTTCAGCATCGACGACTACCTCTCGTACTGGGAGGACAAGGACCCGCGCCTCCAGAACGCGACGCGCATCGAGGGCGAGCAGCACCGGGGCTCCGCGCACATCCAGCTCCCCGGCAAGATGAGCACGGACAGCTTCATGGCCATCGGCGACACCGTCCCGACGGTCGATCCACTCTGGGGCGAGGGCATCGACAAGTGCATGCGCTCCGGCCGGGCCGCAGCGGCGGTCGCCGACCGCGTGCTGACCCACAGCGAGCGCGACACCAGCGCCTCCGAGATGGCCATCTACGACCAGCTCTGGCACGAGCGCGTCGCACCGAAGGTCAAGACCCGGCTGTTCATGACCGAGCTGCTGTACCGCGCCTCGAACGAGCGCTACGACGCCCTGATGGACGACCTCTCGCGGATGTCGGCCGACGACCTCACCGAGGCGAACCAGGGGAACAAGCTCGAACTCGCGAAGATGCTCCGTCTCGGCGACGCGAAGCTCGTGTTCGATACCCTCAAGGACTGGTACCGCCGGTAG
- a CDS encoding RAD55 family ATPase, with protein sequence MAGRLETGIDVLDRKLNGGLPPGSIVAFTASPASQSELLLYELTAARGTLYLTTERSDQAVRDAIENTNAPVGSPTVRDISGSEPLDQANRLIRALPEGANLVIDTADVLERGDRNRYRSFMTELQTHMVNTGSIAFMHCLDGHHIPTNRDTTKHMADVVFALETHVRGAELENRLSVPKFRGGTALVETVKLELADEVAIDTSRDIA encoded by the coding sequence ATGGCCGGTCGGTTAGAGACTGGAATCGACGTTCTGGACCGGAAGCTGAACGGTGGGCTCCCCCCGGGCTCCATCGTCGCGTTCACCGCATCTCCGGCGAGCCAGTCCGAGCTACTGCTCTACGAACTGACCGCCGCCCGGGGAACGCTGTATCTGACGACCGAGCGCTCCGACCAGGCCGTCCGCGACGCCATCGAGAACACCAACGCACCGGTGGGCTCGCCGACGGTCCGTGACATCTCCGGCTCCGAGCCGCTCGACCAGGCCAATCGACTCATCCGCGCGCTCCCCGAGGGTGCGAACCTCGTCATCGACACCGCGGACGTGCTGGAGCGCGGCGACCGGAACCGCTACCGGAGCTTCATGACCGAGCTCCAGACCCACATGGTCAACACCGGCTCCATCGCGTTCATGCACTGCCTCGACGGCCACCACATCCCCACGAACCGGGACACGACGAAGCACATGGCGGACGTGGTGTTCGCCCTGGAGACCCATGTCCGCGGTGCGGAGCTGGAGAACCGACTCTCCGTGCCGAAGTTCCGCGGCGGCACCGCCCTCGTCGAGACGGTCAAGCTGGAGCTCGCGGACGAGGTCGCCATCGACACCAGCCGCGACATCGCGTAG
- a CDS encoding MinD/ParA family ATP-binding protein, which produces MLAVAGGKGGVGKTTTTLGLAGALARDGRPIRAVDTDCEMPDLHALAGCERDPPLSAVLDGERVPEQPVATIPGVRVVAAPRAEDRAAVTSALGRLRDRPTVVDTPAGAGPDAVAPLRVADHALLVADGTPQALRDAAKTGAIARELGVAIVGVVLVGTLEQPDGVERFLEIPVLGTVPPATEPLSDPAVWTAYDRVAERLRRQTVI; this is translated from the coding sequence ATGCTCGCAGTCGCCGGTGGCAAGGGAGGCGTGGGGAAGACGACGACGACGCTCGGGCTGGCGGGGGCGCTCGCCCGCGATGGCCGGCCGATCCGGGCGGTGGACACGGACTGCGAGATGCCCGACCTCCACGCGCTCGCGGGCTGCGAGCGCGACCCTCCGCTCTCTGCGGTGCTCGACGGCGAGCGGGTACCCGAACAGCCCGTCGCGACGATTCCCGGGGTCCGGGTCGTCGCCGCACCGCGGGCCGAAGACAGGGCCGCCGTCACGTCGGCGCTGGGCCGGCTCCGGGACCGACCGACTGTCGTCGACACACCCGCCGGGGCGGGACCGGATGCGGTCGCCCCGCTCCGGGTGGCGGACCACGCGCTGCTGGTCGCCGACGGAACGCCACAGGCGCTCCGTGACGCCGCCAAGACCGGTGCCATCGCCCGGGAGCTCGGCGTGGCCATCGTCGGCGTCGTCCTCGTGGGCACCCTCGAACAGCCCGACGGCGTCGAACGGTTCCTCGAGATACCGGTCCTCGGAACTGTCCCGCCGGCGACCGAACCCCTCTCGGATCCGGCGGTCTGGACTGCATACGACCGGGTCGCGGAACGCCTCCGGAGGCAAACAGTTATTTAG
- a CDS encoding 2,5-diamino-6-(ribosylamino)-4(3H)-pyrimidinone 5'-phosphate reductase: MHVHVNAATSADGKLASRERSQLRISGPEDFDRVDAIRAESDAVAVGVGTVLADDPSLTVKDEDRVADREGDGRPSHPARVVFDSRGRTPTDAALLDDAATTYVLVAEAAPEGRREAFASAGAEVVVAGSDRVDPSAGLDALADRGIDRLLVEGGGELIFSLFEAGLVDELTVYVGATVVGGRDAPTLADGEGFVEGFPELSLDGVERLDDGVLLRWAVDGRPADE, translated from the coding sequence GTGCACGTCCACGTCAACGCCGCGACGAGCGCGGACGGCAAGCTCGCCTCGCGCGAGCGCAGCCAGCTCCGCATCAGCGGCCCCGAGGACTTCGACCGCGTCGACGCCATCAGGGCCGAGAGCGACGCCGTCGCGGTCGGCGTCGGCACCGTCCTCGCCGACGACCCGTCGCTGACGGTCAAGGACGAAGACCGGGTCGCCGACCGTGAGGGCGACGGCAGGCCGTCGCATCCGGCCCGGGTCGTCTTCGACTCTCGGGGGCGAACCCCGACCGACGCCGCGCTCCTCGACGACGCCGCGACGACCTACGTGCTCGTCGCCGAGGCAGCACCCGAGGGGCGACGCGAGGCGTTCGCGTCGGCCGGGGCAGAGGTGGTCGTCGCCGGCTCCGACCGCGTCGACCCCTCCGCCGGGCTCGACGCCCTCGCCGACCGGGGTATCGACCGGCTGCTGGTCGAGGGCGGCGGCGAGCTCATCTTCTCGCTGTTCGAGGCCGGGCTGGTCGACGAGCTCACCGTCTACGTGGGTGCGACGGTCGTCGGTGGCCGCGACGCGCCCACGCTCGCCGACGGGGAGGGGTTCGTCGAGGGCTTCCCCGAGCTGTCGCTCGATGGCGTCGAACGGCTCGACGACGGTGTCCTGCTGCGGTGGGCGGTCGATGGGCGACCGGCCGACGAGTAG
- a CDS encoding DNA polymerase beta superfamily protein: protein MTPASTDHRVADPPPALADAIAALEAEHDCSVVAARDVGSRAWGLDHPDSDFDVTVLFRQPLVRYATLDGYVPTVHRESDDVELTAWNVRRFAELLVDSNPATLEFLHSPLRYRTCEPLAALEVDVGDEFEPIRLYHHYRSFADRQFRKYCQRRLLRAGEPAYVVVGETDDEWVCAPDDGEGLAAPPSDTRTRIPKDDDRYDLGEWDPTVDRTTYLARAALYARFVRDTHEFPTLDFPAFLDECEATGWLVDDVLDRARLLVERKRAGRGAELVPDLFTDGSLALPAEIPPEKHAVRGIDPGRVNEFVEAVFEGV, encoded by the coding sequence ATGACGCCAGCGTCCACCGACCACCGTGTCGCCGACCCGCCACCCGCACTCGCCGACGCCATCGCGGCGCTCGAGGCCGAACACGACTGTTCGGTCGTCGCCGCCCGGGACGTGGGGAGCCGTGCCTGGGGCCTCGACCACCCCGACAGCGACTTCGACGTGACCGTGCTGTTCCGCCAGCCGCTCGTACGCTACGCCACACTGGACGGGTACGTCCCCACCGTCCACCGCGAGAGCGACGACGTGGAGCTGACGGCCTGGAACGTCCGACGGTTCGCCGAACTGCTGGTCGACTCGAACCCTGCCACGCTCGAGTTCCTCCACTCGCCACTTCGGTACCGGACCTGCGAGCCGCTCGCCGCACTGGAGGTCGACGTTGGCGACGAGTTCGAGCCCATCCGGCTCTACCACCACTACCGCTCGTTCGCCGACCGCCAGTTCCGGAAGTACTGCCAGCGGCGGCTCCTCAGGGCCGGCGAGCCGGCGTACGTCGTCGTGGGCGAGACCGACGACGAGTGGGTCTGTGCCCCCGACGACGGTGAGGGCCTGGCCGCGCCGCCGTCGGACACGCGGACGCGCATCCCGAAGGACGACGACCGCTACGACCTCGGCGAGTGGGACCCGACGGTCGACCGGACGACCTACCTCGCCAGGGCCGCGCTGTACGCGAGGTTCGTCCGCGACACCCACGAGTTCCCGACACTCGACTTCCCGGCGTTCCTCGACGAGTGCGAGGCGACCGGCTGGCTCGTCGACGACGTGCTCGACCGTGCGCGGCTGCTGGTCGAGCGCAAGCGGGCGGGCCGGGGTGCCGAGCTGGTCCCCGACCTGTTCACCGACGGCTCGCTGGCGCTCCCGGCGGAGATTCCACCCGAGAAACACGCCGTGCGCGGCATCGACCCCGGACGGGTGAACGAGTTCGTCGAGGCCGTGTTCGAGGGGGTCTGA
- a CDS encoding DUF7545 family protein, translating to MSDDVETITFAIESDDDADEVELPADLIDMLAEQGQSPAEVVADITLLSFASRAHHLAHHGEGDSPEIDAVEGKAMDLFEERFGVTFGEATGHQH from the coding sequence ATGTCAGACGACGTCGAGACAATCACGTTCGCCATCGAATCCGACGACGACGCAGACGAGGTCGAGCTCCCCGCGGACCTCATCGACATGCTCGCCGAGCAGGGTCAGTCCCCCGCCGAGGTCGTCGCCGACATCACGCTGCTATCGTTCGCCTCCCGCGCACACCACCTCGCGCACCACGGCGAGGGCGACAGCCCGGAGATCGACGCGGTCGAGGGGAAGGCGATGGACCTGTTCGAGGAGCGCTTCGGCGTCACCTTCGGCGAGGCGACCGGCCACCAGCACTGA
- a CDS encoding ATP-binding protein yields the protein MDASGEGVRSSTRVGVAVFDESGRHVFANGEYAGLYGYDDPIELLDETWRECLPSSHHDCVADGLSAVERSGRWFGTVREFSDSDGEKREWQLTFVRSTTGETVVVVHAGDRRLSHEDRLAALNEATRDLFATERTSVIAKTAIDVSKCVLDQPFATLWLAEADSDDLVPVAGSDAARVLAGYEDLELRAVQPGTLEMKTFESGERSLVQDYSSRPDRAFPDLPLSSVLLVPVGDYGLLGTAVPHAGGVGEETVELLSLLARNVGVALDRASKHRELERRNERLDQFTSVVSHDLRGPLSIISGNVELARDTGNTSYLDDIDRAVERMDRLIGEMLTLAREGQAVGEPEQVSLVQTATRAWRSLPTGDATLVVDEDATVNADPERLQTVFENLFRNAVDHGHEDITVTVESTADGFAVSDDGPGIPADERASVFDRGFTTREDGTGFGLAIVETVAAGHGWNVSVTESDAGGARFVFDGVDVRHGPRRPVSEF from the coding sequence ATGGACGCCAGTGGGGAAGGGGTCCGGTCGTCTACCAGGGTGGGCGTGGCGGTGTTCGACGAGAGCGGACGGCACGTCTTCGCGAACGGCGAGTACGCGGGCCTCTACGGCTACGACGACCCGATCGAGCTGCTCGACGAGACCTGGCGGGAGTGTCTACCGTCGAGCCACCACGACTGCGTCGCCGACGGGCTGAGTGCGGTCGAACGCAGCGGCCGCTGGTTCGGGACCGTCCGCGAGTTCAGCGACAGCGACGGTGAGAAGCGGGAGTGGCAGCTGACGTTCGTTCGGTCGACGACCGGGGAGACGGTCGTCGTCGTCCATGCGGGTGACAGACGGCTCTCCCACGAGGACCGCCTCGCGGCGCTGAACGAGGCGACACGGGACCTGTTCGCGACCGAGCGGACGAGCGTCATCGCGAAGACCGCGATCGACGTGTCCAAGTGCGTCCTCGACCAGCCGTTCGCCACCCTCTGGCTGGCCGAAGCGGACAGCGACGACCTCGTTCCCGTCGCCGGCAGCGACGCGGCCCGTGTACTCGCCGGCTACGAGGACCTCGAACTCAGGGCCGTGCAGCCGGGCACCCTCGAGATGAAGACGTTCGAGTCCGGTGAGCGGTCGCTCGTCCAGGACTACTCCTCACGGCCGGACCGGGCGTTCCCAGACCTTCCGCTCTCGTCGGTGCTCCTCGTCCCGGTCGGGGACTACGGCCTGCTCGGCACGGCGGTCCCACACGCCGGCGGGGTCGGCGAGGAGACCGTCGAACTCCTCTCCCTGCTCGCACGGAACGTCGGTGTGGCACTCGACCGGGCGAGCAAGCACCGCGAGCTGGAGCGCCGGAACGAGCGGCTCGACCAGTTCACGAGCGTCGTGAGCCACGACCTCCGGGGGCCGCTCTCGATCATCTCCGGCAACGTCGAGCTCGCACGGGACACCGGCAACACGAGCTATCTCGACGACATCGACCGGGCGGTCGAGCGGATGGATCGACTCATCGGCGAGATGCTGACACTGGCCCGGGAGGGACAGGCGGTCGGCGAGCCCGAACAGGTGTCCCTGGTCCAGACGGCGACGCGGGCGTGGCGGTCGCTGCCGACGGGTGACGCGACGCTGGTCGTCGACGAGGACGCGACGGTGAACGCCGACCCGGAGCGGCTCCAGACGGTGTTCGAGAACCTGTTCCGGAACGCGGTCGACCACGGTCACGAGGACATCACCGTGACCGTCGAATCGACGGCGGACGGCTTCGCCGTCTCGGACGACGGCCCCGGTATCCCCGCGGACGAGCGGGCGTCGGTGTTCGACCGTGGCTTCACGACGAGGGAGGACGGCACGGGCTTCGGCCTCGCCATCGTCGAGACGGTCGCTGCGGGGCACGGGTGGAACGTCTCAGTGACGGAGAGCGATGCGGGGGGCGCGCGGTTCGTCTTCGACGGAGTCGACGTACGTCACGGCCCGCGTCGACCCGTCTCGGAGTTCTGA